Below is a genomic region from Pseudomonadota bacterium.
CGTCAGCGTACCCTCGGGGCACTGGCGTTGCTCACCCAGGGCGCGCGCAGCTGGACGCAGATGGAGCTCCAGTGGCTCGACATCTTTGCCAACGTCCTCTCGGTGACCCTCGAGAACACCCATCTCTTCCAGGACCTCGCGACCGAGAAGAGCCAGCTCCAGGTCCTTGTCGACAACGTGCCCGAAGGCGTGTTCACCACCGATGCGCAGGGACGGGTGCTGACGTGGAACGCGGCTGCGCACCGCATCACCGGGTGGTCGCTGGCAGATGTGGCTGGCCGTCGGTGCGCTGAGCTCATTCGCTGCAGCACGGTCGAGGAGACCTGGTGCGAGACGCGCTGTCCATTGAAGATCGCCATGCAGACGGTGGCGCGGTTCGACTCCGGTGTTCACGGCGTCTCGCTGGCCCGCGCAGATGGAACGGCCGTGCCCGTGTTCATCACCTCGGGTCCCATCGTGAGCGATGATGGAACGGCCATGGGCGCGGTGCTCGTGTTCCGCGACATCACCAAGGAAAAAGAGATCGAGCAGATGAAGGAGGACTTCCTGGCCACCATCACCCACGATCTCAAGAGCCCCCTGGCTTCGGTGATGGGCTACGCCGAGCTCATGCTCAACCCGAAGCTGGGCCCGCTGAATGACAACCAGCAGGAGTTCGTGCAATCGATCCTGCGATCTTCGAAGACCCTGCAGTTCCTCATCGACAACATCCTCGAGATCACCCGCATGGAAGCCGGGGAGATGCAGTTCAATCCACGCGCGTTCAACATCGGCAGCGTGCTCGCAGAGATCCGGGAGATGTTCGTTCCGCTTGCGGCCCCGAAGTCGCTGCGCCTCGAGGTGCGCTGTGACGATGCCATCATCGTGCGAGGCGACCGGGACAAGATCAAGGAGGTCTTCATCAACCTCTATGCCAACGCCGTGAAGTTCACCCGGCCCGGCGGCGCCATCACGACCACGGTCGAGGCAACAGACGAGCGGGTCACCATCCGGGTCGCCGACACCGGAAAGGGCATCGCCGCCGATCAGATCGCGCGTCTGTTCGAGCGGTTCGCGCAGGTGAAGTCCGATGAGCGCAGAGGCACGGGCCTGGGCCTCTACATCGTGCGTCGCATCATTCAGGCGCACGAGGAGTCGGTGGAGGTGCAGAGCGAGGTGGGCGTCGGCACGACGTTCTCGTTCGGGCTCCCTCGGGTCCGCATTCAGGGGGGCGACGCGCTTGGCGTTCTCGTGGTCGATCGCGACGAGGAGACCTCGGCAACGGTGCAGCGAATCCTGGAGGAGGAGGGCATTGCCACCGCTCTGGCCAACACCGCTCGCGATGCCTTGCGCGCGGTCTCGCAGCGAAAGCCTCGGGTTCTGCTCATCGATTCGCAGCTGCCGGAGCTGACGAGCGAGAACCTGCTGGAAGAGCTCAAGAGCGCGTCTTCACGCGAAGGGCGCGAGCTGGGCATCCTCATGCTGTGCAACTGGCGAGAGGACGTACCGGTCGAGTCGGAGCGACGGGTCTATCGCCCCCCCGAGGCAACAGAGCTGCTGCGCAAGGTGCGCGCACTCATTCCGACCGAGCCTGCGACGGGTGCGCAGAGAGAAGCTTCATGATTTCAGTGTCTGGGATTCACGGAGGACGATGTACAAGGAAATCTACATCAGCATAGACGACCTGGAGAGCCGTGTTGCCGTCATGGAAGACGGTCGGCTCGTCGAGATCTACATCGAGCGGGAGGAGCGGCAGAGCGGAAGCATCTACAAGGGACGCGTTGCAAACGTGCTTCCGGGCATGCAGGCGGCGTTCGTCGACATCGGACTCGAGCGAAATGCCTTTCTCTGCAAGGACGACCTCGAAGCTGGGATGGGTGAGGAAGAGTACGAGGCGTTCAAGAACGCGTCCATCAAGGACATGCTCAAGGTGGGTCAGGAGACGCTGATCCAGATCGTCAAGGAGTCCATCGGCACCAAGGGAGCGCGGGTCACCACGGGCATCACCCTCCCGGGACGCTATCTGGTGCTGCTCCCCACCGCCAACTACGTCGGGGTGTCACGTCGCATCGAATCAGAAGAGGAGCGGCGTCGCCTCAAGGCCCTGGCTGATCAGCATCGGCCTGAAGGGGTCGGGCTCATCGTGCGCACCGCGGCCGACGGTCGGTCGCAGGAAGAGCTGCTGCGCGATCTCGAGGCGTTGGTGAAGCTGTGGGAGCGCATCCGGGAGAAGGCCCGCACGGCGAAGCCCCCGGCCCTGGTCCACCAGGAGCTCACGCTGGTGTACAAGGTCATTCGCGACCTGTTCACCGAGGATGTCGATCGGCTCATCGTCGATTCGAAGTCAGAGTACGAGCGCATCGTCGATCTGATGGACATCTTCTCACCAGAGCTGAAGAGCCGCGTGCATCTGCACAGCGATCGGCGTCCGCTGTTCGAGCTCCACGGTGTCGAGAAGGACCTCGAGAAGGCGCTGCGCCGGCAGGTCTGGCTCGAGTCCGGGGCCCATCTCATCATCGACAAGACCGAGGCGCTCACGGTCGTCGACGTGAACACGGGCAAGTTCATCGGCCGTTCGAACCTGGCGGATACCATCCTCAAGACGAATCTCGAAGCGGTAAAAGAGATCACCACCCAGCTGCGCCTTCGTGATCTCGGGGGCATCATCATCGTCGATTTCATCGACATGGATCGCCACGAGGACAAGATACGGCTGCTGCAGGCCCTGGGCGAGGCCCTCAAGCGCGATCGCACCACAACGCATCTCGTGGGCATGACCGACCTCGGCCTCGTGCAGATCACGCGCAAGCGCGTCGGGCGCGATCTTGCCGATACGCTGCGGGAGACCTGCCCGTGCTGCAAAGGCGTCGGATCTGTGGAGACCCTTCAGACCGTGCGCGTGCGCGCCGAGCGCGAGGTGAGGCGCCTCGCCCTCGATCAGAAGGCGGAAGCAGTGAAGCTCGTGGTGAACCCGCGGGTGGCACAGGCGATGGTGGGTTGGGAAGGCGAGGAGATGCAGCGGCTCGAGAAGGCCGTGCGCAAGCCCGTCCATCTGCG
It encodes:
- a CDS encoding PAS domain S-box protein, whose translation is MAESSLVRVASALNDSKAGLPFLLRAPFQVRNLVTDSRLGELAGFAEAEGTTSLLWAPLIGRQRTLGALALLTQGARSWTQMELQWLDIFANVLSVTLENTHLFQDLATEKSQLQVLVDNVPEGVFTTDAQGRVLTWNAAAHRITGWSLADVAGRRCAELIRCSTVEETWCETRCPLKIAMQTVARFDSGVHGVSLARADGTAVPVFITSGPIVSDDGTAMGAVLVFRDITKEKEIEQMKEDFLATITHDLKSPLASVMGYAELMLNPKLGPLNDNQQEFVQSILRSSKTLQFLIDNILEITRMEAGEMQFNPRAFNIGSVLAEIREMFVPLAAPKSLRLEVRCDDAIIVRGDRDKIKEVFINLYANAVKFTRPGGAITTTVEATDERVTIRVADTGKGIAADQIARLFERFAQVKSDERRGTGLGLYIVRRIIQAHEESVEVQSEVGVGTTFSFGLPRVRIQGGDALGVLVVDRDEETSATVQRILEEEGIATALANTARDALRAVSQRKPRVLLIDSQLPELTSENLLEELKSASSREGRELGILMLCNWREDVPVESERRVYRPPEATELLRKVRALIPTEPATGAQREAS
- a CDS encoding Rne/Rng family ribonuclease, which translates into the protein MYKEIYISIDDLESRVAVMEDGRLVEIYIEREERQSGSIYKGRVANVLPGMQAAFVDIGLERNAFLCKDDLEAGMGEEEYEAFKNASIKDMLKVGQETLIQIVKESIGTKGARVTTGITLPGRYLVLLPTANYVGVSRRIESEEERRRLKALADQHRPEGVGLIVRTAADGRSQEELLRDLEALVKLWERIREKARTAKPPALVHQELTLVYKVIRDLFTEDVDRLIVDSKSEYERIVDLMDIFSPELKSRVHLHSDRRPLFELHGVEKDLEKALRRQVWLESGAHLIIDKTEALTVVDVNTGKFIGRSNLADTILKTNLEAVKEITTQLRLRDLGGIIIVDFIDMDRHEDKIRLLQALGEALKRDRTTTHLVGMTDLGLVQITRKRVGRDLADTLRETCPCCKGVGSVETLQTVRVRAEREVRRLALDQKAEAVKLVVNPRVAQAMVGWEGEEMQRLEKAVRKPVHLRTDRDFARDRVDTHAMGSREADDRLKPLRVGLETDAVIEDTFGGNLQSGLAVVDGQLVEVLQGGNMVGDRVRVCVTHSSRWYAQAQLKR